From one Thalassobaculum sp. OXR-137 genomic stretch:
- a CDS encoding phytanoyl-CoA dioxygenase family protein: MTTSALADTTVEMFRRDGAVKLSGVFDKDWVAALREGIDRNMREPGLYAKEYTPEGKPGYFFGDYCNWQRIPEYQRFLEQSPAADLAGQLMGSQKVVLFHEHVLVKEPGTEERTPWHHDQPYYCIEGTQTCSLWIPLDPVPREVCVEFVAGSHGWGKRFLPTKFKGEAYERSDDGLEPLPDIELERGEHTILGWDMEPGDAIAFSFLTVHGAPGNPGTGGNRRRAFAARFCGDDVVYVKRRGEVSPPFPDVRLNHGDPLRGEEFPVLRG, from the coding sequence ATGACGACCAGCGCGCTTGCCGATACCACCGTCGAGATGTTTCGCCGCGACGGAGCCGTGAAGCTCTCCGGCGTGTTCGACAAGGACTGGGTCGCCGCACTGCGCGAGGGCATCGACCGCAACATGCGCGAGCCCGGGCTCTACGCCAAGGAATACACACCAGAAGGCAAGCCGGGGTATTTCTTCGGCGACTACTGCAATTGGCAGCGGATCCCGGAGTATCAGCGCTTCCTGGAGCAGTCGCCGGCAGCGGATCTCGCCGGGCAGCTCATGGGCTCGCAGAAGGTCGTACTGTTCCATGAGCACGTGCTGGTGAAAGAGCCGGGGACCGAGGAACGCACCCCCTGGCACCACGACCAGCCCTACTACTGCATCGAGGGCACCCAGACCTGCTCCCTGTGGATTCCCCTGGATCCGGTGCCGCGGGAGGTCTGCGTCGAGTTCGTCGCCGGCTCCCACGGCTGGGGCAAGAGGTTCCTGCCGACCAAGTTCAAGGGCGAAGCCTACGAGCGCAGCGACGACGGGCTGGAGCCGCTGCCCGATATCGAACTGGAGCGCGGCGAGCATACGATCCTGGGCTGGGACATGGAGCCGGGCGACGCCATCGCCTTCTCGTTCCTGACGGTGCATGGCGCGCCGGGCAATCCCGGCACCGGCGGCAACAGGCGGCGTGCTTTCGCGGCCCGGTTCTGCGGCGACGACGTGGTCTATGTGAAGCGCAGGGGCGAGGTCTCGCCACCCTTCCCCGATGTGCGGCTGAACCACGGAGACCCGCTGCGCGGCGAGGAATTCCCTGTCCTACGGGGGTAG
- the cimA gene encoding citramalate synthase, with protein MASDSTIDTSDADRVYLFDTTLRDGQQTRGVDFTVADKAAIARALDQLGIDYIEGGWPGANPTDDRFFAEPPKMDNARIVAFGMTRRPGRSADNDPGLAGILDARVPAVCLVGKTWDFHVDVALEIERDENVAMVRDSIARAVAVGREAMFDCEHFFDGFKANPDYALDCAEAAYTAGARWVVLCDTNGGTLPHEIEEIVAKVAERVPGTHLGIHCHNDTGNAVANSLAAVRAGARQVQGTINGLGERCGNADMMAIIPNLVVKMGMTTNVGTGKLKHLTAVSRLLDERLNRASDPHRAYVGAAAFAHKGGLHVSAVQKDPKTYEHVEPSTVGNQRHILVSDQAGRSNILARFAEIGVEVDPKHPKVQRLVDEVKEKEFLGYSYDSAEASFELLARRLIEGVPEFFTIERWRVMDERRFNARGDLVIESEATATLTVGGTAHHEVAVGNGPVNALDTAIRKALTPKFPAIQTMRLIDYKVRILPPARDGDGTDATTRVMIESEDETGITWRTVGVSPNIIDASIAALSDAITWKLLRAGAAAPKADA; from the coding sequence ATGGCCAGCGACAGCACGATCGACACATCGGACGCCGACCGCGTCTATCTGTTCGACACCACCCTGCGCGACGGACAGCAGACCCGCGGCGTCGACTTCACCGTCGCCGACAAGGCGGCGATCGCCCGCGCGCTGGATCAGCTTGGGATCGACTACATCGAAGGCGGCTGGCCGGGCGCCAACCCGACCGACGACCGGTTCTTCGCCGAGCCGCCGAAGATGGACAACGCGCGGATCGTCGCCTTCGGCATGACCCGCCGCCCGGGCCGCAGCGCCGACAACGATCCCGGTCTCGCCGGCATTCTCGACGCCCGCGTGCCGGCCGTCTGCCTGGTCGGCAAGACCTGGGACTTCCATGTGGACGTGGCGCTGGAGATCGAGCGCGACGAGAACGTGGCCATGGTCCGCGACAGCATTGCCCGGGCCGTCGCCGTCGGCCGCGAGGCGATGTTCGACTGCGAGCATTTCTTCGACGGCTTCAAGGCCAATCCCGACTACGCGCTGGACTGCGCCGAGGCGGCCTATACGGCGGGCGCGCGCTGGGTCGTCCTGTGCGACACCAACGGCGGGACGCTGCCCCACGAGATCGAGGAGATCGTCGCCAAGGTCGCCGAGCGGGTCCCCGGCACCCATCTCGGCATCCACTGCCACAACGACACCGGCAACGCGGTCGCCAACTCGCTGGCCGCGGTGCGCGCCGGCGCGCGGCAGGTCCAGGGCACGATCAACGGCCTGGGCGAGCGCTGCGGCAATGCCGACATGATGGCGATCATCCCGAACCTCGTGGTGAAAATGGGGATGACGACCAATGTGGGCACCGGCAAGCTGAAGCACCTGACGGCGGTCTCCCGGCTGCTGGACGAGCGCCTGAACCGGGCGAGCGACCCGCACCGCGCCTATGTCGGCGCCGCCGCCTTCGCCCATAAGGGCGGGCTGCACGTCTCGGCCGTCCAGAAGGACCCGAAGACCTACGAGCACGTGGAGCCGTCCACCGTCGGCAACCAGCGTCACATCCTGGTGTCCGACCAGGCCGGACGCTCCAACATCCTGGCCCGCTTCGCCGAAATCGGCGTCGAGGTCGATCCCAAGCACCCGAAGGTGCAGCGGCTGGTCGACGAGGTGAAGGAGAAGGAGTTCCTCGGCTATTCCTACGACAGCGCGGAAGCCAGCTTCGAGCTGCTGGCCCGCCGGCTGATCGAGGGCGTGCCGGAGTTCTTCACCATCGAGCGCTGGCGCGTCATGGACGAGCGCCGGTTCAACGCCCGCGGCGATCTGGTGATCGAGTCCGAGGCGACGGCCACGCTGACCGTCGGCGGCACCGCCCATCACGAGGTCGCGGTCGGCAACGGGCCGGTCAACGCGCTGGACACCGCCATCCGCAAGGCACTGACGCCCAAGTTTCCCGCGATCCAAACCATGCGGCTGATCGACTACAAGGTGCGCATCCTGCCGCCGGCCCGCGACGGCGACGGCACCGACGCCACCACCCGGGTAATGATCGAAAGCGAAGACGAGACCGGTATCACCTGGCGCACGGTCGGCGTCAGCCCGAACATCATCGACGCCTCCATCGCGGCGCTGTCCGACGCCATCACCTGGAAGCTGTTGCGCGCCGGTGCGGCAGCGCCGAAAGCGGACGCCTGA
- a CDS encoding RNA methyltransferase, which translates to MAGTDHARSVAGAGPAIVLVEPQLGENIGACARAMLNCGLTDMRLVNPRDGWPNPAAEAMAVGAIEVLEKARVYPTTAEACADLTYVLATTARPRGVTKEALVPRAAAAQLRARLDADQPVGVLFGPERAGLVNEDITLADAVITVPLNPGFSSLNLAQAVLLVGYEWFQSGDATPDVQLMSDSPPAPVETREFFYSRLEEELEEAGFFYPEHLGPTMKRNLRTMFGRAGLTDQEVQSLHGVVKSLTGKRRRGP; encoded by the coding sequence ATGGCGGGGACAGACCACGCCCGCTCCGTCGCCGGGGCCGGCCCCGCCATCGTTCTGGTGGAGCCGCAACTCGGCGAGAATATCGGCGCCTGCGCCCGGGCGATGCTGAACTGCGGCCTGACCGACATGCGGCTGGTCAACCCGCGCGACGGCTGGCCGAACCCCGCTGCCGAGGCCATGGCGGTCGGCGCCATCGAGGTGCTGGAGAAAGCGCGGGTCTATCCCACCACAGCAGAGGCCTGCGCCGATCTGACCTACGTCCTGGCGACGACCGCCCGGCCGCGCGGCGTGACCAAGGAAGCGCTGGTGCCGCGCGCCGCCGCCGCCCAGCTGCGCGCCCGGCTCGACGCGGATCAGCCGGTGGGCGTGCTGTTCGGCCCGGAGCGCGCCGGGCTGGTGAACGAGGACATCACCCTGGCGGACGCGGTGATCACCGTGCCGCTGAACCCCGGCTTCTCGTCCCTTAACTTGGCGCAGGCCGTGCTGCTAGTCGGGTACGAGTGGTTCCAGAGCGGCGATGCCACGCCGGACGTCCAGCTCATGTCCGACAGCCCGCCGGCGCCGGTGGAGACGCGGGAGTTCTTCTACAGCCGGCTGGAGGAGGAACTGGAGGAGGCCGGGTTCTTCTATCCCGAGCATCTGGGCCCGACGATGAAGCGCAACCTGCGCACCATGTTCGGCCGGGCCGGCCTGACCGACCAGGAGGTGCAGAGCCTCCACGGCGTGGTGAAGTCTCTCACCGGCAAGCGGCGGCGCGGACCCTAG
- a CDS encoding UDP-glucuronic acid decarboxylase family protein, with product MRQDYFGRKRVLVTGGAGFIGSHLCERLLRDGCEVVCVDNFFSGTRANVTHLLDNRDFELIRHDVTFPLYVEVDEIYNLACPASPVHYQHDPVQTTKTSVHGAINLLGLAKRLNARIFQASTSEVYGDPTVHPQTEDYWGNVNPIGPRACYDEAKRCAETLFFDYRRQHGLGIKVARIFNTYGPRMHPRDGRVVSNFIMQALKGDPITLYGDGSQTRSFCYVDDLIEGTLRLMSSPGDVTGPVNLGNPTECTVLELAETVIRLTGSASRIEHRPLPQDDPQQRRPDIGRARALLGWQPTMALEDGLARTIDYFRGVIAAGG from the coding sequence ATGCGCCAGGACTATTTCGGACGAAAGCGCGTCCTCGTGACCGGAGGGGCCGGGTTCATCGGCTCCCACCTCTGCGAGCGCCTGCTGCGCGACGGGTGCGAGGTGGTCTGCGTCGACAACTTCTTCTCCGGCACCCGGGCCAACGTGACCCATCTGCTGGACAACCGGGACTTCGAACTGATCCGCCACGACGTGACCTTTCCGCTCTATGTCGAGGTGGACGAGATCTACAATCTCGCCTGCCCGGCCTCGCCGGTTCACTACCAGCACGATCCGGTTCAGACCACCAAGACCTCGGTACACGGGGCCATCAACCTGCTCGGCCTCGCCAAGCGGCTGAACGCCCGGATCTTTCAGGCGTCGACATCCGAGGTCTACGGCGACCCGACCGTGCATCCGCAGACCGAGGATTACTGGGGCAACGTTAACCCGATCGGGCCGAGGGCCTGCTACGACGAGGCCAAACGGTGCGCGGAGACCCTGTTCTTCGACTACCGGCGACAGCACGGTCTCGGCATCAAGGTGGCGCGGATCTTCAACACCTACGGCCCGCGGATGCATCCGCGGGACGGCCGGGTGGTCTCCAACTTCATCATGCAGGCCCTGAAGGGGGACCCGATCACGCTCTATGGCGACGGCAGCCAGACGCGCTCGTTCTGCTATGTCGACGACCTGATCGAGGGGACGCTGCGGCTGATGTCCAGCCCGGGCGACGTCACCGGCCCGGTGAATCTGGGCAATCCGACCGAATGCACGGTGCTGGAGCTCGCCGAGACCGTGATCCGGCTGACCGGATCGGCGTCCCGGATCGAGCACCGGCCGCTTCCGCAGGACGACCCGCAGCAGCGCCGCCCCGATATCGGCCGAGCCCGCGCCCTGCTCGGCTGGCAGCCGACGATGGCGCTGGAGGACGGGCTGGCGCGCACAATCGACTACTTCCGGGGCGTCATCGCCGCCGGAGGTTGA
- the rpsD gene encoding 30S ribosomal protein S4 has translation MAKRIAAKHKIDRRLGVNLWGRPKSPLNNREYGPGQHGQRRRKPTDYGVQLMAKQKLKGYYGNIGEKQFRKYYAEAVRRKGDTGENLIGILETRLDAVVYRMKFVPTVFAARQLVNHGHVKVNGKRVNIPSFLVREGDVVEVKEKSRELPVVLEGAQSNERDVPDYLEVDHSKMTGTFTRIPKLEDVPYPVQMEPSLVVEFYSR, from the coding sequence ATGGCCAAGCGCATCGCCGCGAAGCATAAGATTGACCGCCGCCTCGGCGTCAACCTCTGGGGCCGCCCGAAATCCCCGCTCAACAATCGCGAATACGGCCCGGGTCAGCACGGGCAGCGCCGCCGCAAGCCGACCGACTACGGCGTGCAGCTCATGGCGAAGCAGAAGCTGAAGGGCTACTACGGCAACATCGGCGAGAAGCAGTTCCGCAAGTACTACGCCGAGGCCGTCCGTCGTAAGGGCGACACCGGCGAGAACCTGATCGGCATTCTGGAGACGCGCCTCGACGCGGTCGTCTACCGCATGAAGTTCGTGCCGACCGTCTTCGCCGCCCGCCAGCTGGTCAACCACGGCCACGTCAAGGTCAACGGCAAGCGCGTGAACATCCCCTCCTTCCTGGTGCGGGAAGGCGACGTGGTCGAGGTGAAGGAAAAGTCCCGCGAGCTGCCGGTGGTCCTGGAAGGCGCGCAGTCGAACGAGCGCGACGTGCCGGACTACCTGGAAGTCGATCACAGCAAGATGACCGGTACCTTCACCCGGATCCCGAAGCTGGAAGACGTGCCGTACCCGGTTCAGATGGAACCCAGCCTCGTGGTCGAGTTCTACTCCCGCTAA
- a CDS encoding tetratricopeptide repeat protein codes for MATANVQTPAPILVVQAIRAHQLGHLDAAQDLYDRALAADPCEVDALNLMGTLMLQRGDLASAVPYAAKAVLVDPRSPYALNTLGLVLKQAGQLAAAASCYQKALLIDDGFADAYSNLGVILRAEGHLLRAIEYYRRALDLNPTLGETYNNLANAYQEIGELSEAVDAYLQAADRMPESDTVHYNVALLLNQQGLTDDALTHLRRALELNPARTDAEHLVAALEGRTTRRAPTDYVRNLFDSYAARFEADLVGDLHYRIHVDMARLINQHRRGRRFGHALDLGCGTGLCGAEVRGIVDRLTGVDLSENMLRQAEVKGVYDVLRAIDIDQFLEECDQKVDLVLAGDLFIYVGSLDRTIGLIADRLNERGYLVFSVEAEVPAASWILRPSGRYGHGDAYISALMAENGLLVVDKLRTTLRNERGRPIDGIIYLAEKIPA; via the coding sequence ATGGCGACGGCGAATGTTCAGACGCCGGCTCCAATCCTGGTCGTTCAGGCGATCCGCGCTCACCAGCTCGGGCACCTGGATGCGGCACAGGATCTGTACGATCGCGCCCTCGCGGCCGATCCGTGCGAGGTGGACGCCCTCAATCTGATGGGCACGCTGATGCTCCAGCGCGGCGACCTCGCCAGTGCCGTGCCGTATGCCGCCAAGGCAGTCCTCGTCGATCCCCGATCCCCCTACGCGCTGAATACCCTGGGCCTCGTCCTGAAACAGGCCGGCCAGCTCGCCGCCGCGGCGAGCTGCTATCAGAAAGCGCTGCTGATCGATGACGGTTTCGCCGACGCCTACAGCAATCTCGGCGTCATTCTGCGCGCGGAAGGCCATCTGCTGCGGGCGATCGAGTATTACCGCCGCGCCCTCGACCTCAACCCGACCCTGGGCGAGACCTACAACAACCTGGCCAATGCCTATCAGGAGATCGGCGAACTCTCCGAAGCGGTCGACGCCTATCTCCAGGCGGCGGACCGGATGCCGGAGAGCGACACCGTGCATTACAATGTCGCCCTCCTGCTGAACCAACAGGGCCTGACGGACGACGCGCTGACCCATCTGCGGCGGGCGCTGGAACTCAACCCCGCCCGCACCGACGCAGAGCATCTCGTCGCCGCCCTGGAAGGCCGCACCACGCGCCGGGCGCCCACCGACTACGTCCGGAACCTGTTCGACTCCTATGCGGCGCGGTTCGAAGCCGATCTGGTCGGCGACCTGCACTACCGCATCCATGTCGACATGGCCCGCCTCATCAACCAGCACCGACGCGGCCGGCGGTTCGGCCATGCGCTCGACCTGGGCTGCGGCACCGGCCTGTGCGGGGCGGAAGTCCGCGGCATCGTCGACCGTCTGACCGGGGTCGACCTGTCGGAGAACATGCTGCGTCAGGCCGAGGTCAAGGGCGTGTACGACGTCCTGCGCGCCATCGATATCGATCAGTTCCTGGAAGAGTGCGACCAGAAGGTGGATCTGGTCCTGGCAGGGGACCTGTTCATCTATGTCGGATCCCTGGACAGGACCATCGGCCTGATTGCCGACAGGCTGAACGAACGCGGATATCTGGTCTTCTCGGTCGAAGCCGAAGTCCCCGCCGCCTCGTGGATTCTGCGGCCGTCGGGGCGCTACGGGCACGGAGACGCCTATATTTCCGCCCTGATGGCGGAGAACGGGCTTCTGGTGGTGGACAAACTCCGGACCACCTTGCGCAACGAACGGGGCCGTCCCATCGACGGCATCATCTACTTGGCCGAAAAGATTCCGGCCTGA
- a CDS encoding efflux RND transporter periplasmic adaptor subunit → MSILRQIVVVGVLAALAVAGWTFARPLLSDDETGASGASKPKPAAAVVAEVTFAAERISLEAVGTARAAQSAILYAPAAGEVKAVNFSADETVAAGDVLLELDREGEELAVELARVRRTDADRIVRRLRSLSRSGAVAQATLDDALTTLEAARIALRQAEVDLADRFVIAPFSGRIGLSDIDVGDRISSDTRIATLDDRSSLLVRFEVPEALLGRIAVGETASVVPWTSADITAEGTVYDVDSRVDEANRSFTVRARIPNQDDRLRPGMSFRVNLDIEGPERPRVPEIAIQWGGDGSFVWVVRNAEARRVPVTILQRQEALVLVDADIDRGDLVVVEGLHRMRPGAPVEILPEGARTPAPIPARLQGAGS, encoded by the coding sequence ATGAGTATTCTGCGCCAGATCGTCGTTGTCGGAGTGCTTGCGGCCCTGGCCGTGGCAGGCTGGACCTTTGCCCGCCCGCTCCTGTCCGACGACGAGACCGGCGCGTCCGGAGCCTCGAAGCCCAAGCCGGCCGCCGCGGTCGTGGCCGAAGTCACCTTCGCCGCGGAGCGGATCAGCCTGGAAGCCGTCGGCACCGCCCGTGCGGCGCAATCCGCCATCCTCTACGCCCCGGCCGCCGGCGAAGTGAAGGCCGTGAATTTCAGTGCCGACGAGACGGTCGCCGCGGGGGACGTGCTGCTCGAACTCGACCGCGAGGGCGAGGAGCTTGCGGTCGAGCTTGCCCGGGTCCGGCGGACCGATGCCGACCGCATCGTGCGGCGGCTGCGCAGCCTCAGCAGGTCCGGTGCCGTCGCCCAGGCGACGCTGGACGACGCCCTGACCACCCTGGAGGCCGCCCGCATCGCGCTGCGCCAGGCCGAGGTCGACTTGGCCGACCGCTTCGTCATCGCCCCCTTCTCCGGCCGCATCGGTCTGAGCGACATCGACGTCGGCGACCGGATCTCCTCCGATACCCGCATCGCCACCCTGGACGACCGGTCCTCGCTGCTTGTGCGCTTCGAAGTCCCCGAAGCGCTGCTCGGCCGGATCGCCGTCGGCGAAACCGCCTCGGTGGTCCCCTGGACCAGCGCCGACATCACGGCAGAAGGTACCGTCTACGACGTCGACAGCCGAGTGGACGAGGCCAACCGCTCCTTCACCGTACGCGCCCGGATCCCGAACCAGGACGACCGCCTGCGCCCCGGCATGAGTTTCCGGGTCAACCTCGATATCGAGGGTCCGGAGCGGCCTCGGGTCCCGGAAATCGCCATCCAGTGGGGCGGCGACGGTTCCTTCGTCTGGGTCGTCCGCAATGCCGAGGCCCGGCGCGTGCCGGTCACCATTCTCCAGCGCCAGGAAGCGCTGGTTCTGGTCGATGCCGACATCGACCGGGGCGATCTCGTCGTGGTCGAAGGCCTGCACCGGATGCGGCCCGGCGCGCCGGTGGAGATCCTGCCTGAGGGCGCGCGCACGCCGGCACCCATTCCCGCCCGCCTCCAGGGGGCAGGATCGTGA
- a CDS encoding efflux RND transporter permease subunit: MSDPTPAPAAGVSDLPALSVRRPLLALVLNLLIALAGVAAILAVEVRELPNVDRPIVSVRGVLQGASPETMDREVTSVVEGAVARVNGVRQIRSSSEENNFRMRVEFDPSADLDLAAADVREAVSRVQRDLPDDVEQLAVVKADADASPILRLAVQGETVSDEDLSRIVENDIIPELISVDGVADVTIFGDRERQLRVVLDPLRLSSYQLSASDVIDVLENAPFDIPAGSFGSEDQELIVRADATVETASEIEAIVIRDNVRIGDIAQVFFGPEDPESYVRVNGAHVIGLGIIRQAQSNTIDISKRVHSTVDGLNARFERVTVSVTSDDAQFIEGSVEEVLYTLFLAVLIVIATLWIFLGSPAATLIPCVSIPIALIGSVAAIWLLGFSINILTLLALVLATGMIVDDSIVVLENIQRRRAQSLGARAAAVLGSRQVFFAVIATTATLVSVFVPISFLPSTSGRLFREFGFVLAIAVVISSFVALTLVPALAARLGPERPGRFGVRKALGRLGTRLADLYARSLRAVLAVPLVVVAIALTIAGGSWLAFERLDRELLPTEDRGFIFIFGSGPDGVGLSYSDRQSDHMEAVLQPYLDSGEIESLFTIVGRYDLNRVFISAPLAPWDQRSRSQQEIMDEIRPKMNAIPGMRIRVYSSNSLNLNTNAGGLEVALIGNDYLDLYEVAKRMSVEIEERLPYLSDIRISYQPTQPQLSVRIDRRRASDLGIPLDDLADTLRVMIDGLDVADLNVRDESIPIILEARGGAIDDPSDLVNLHVRTSRGTLVPLSSLVTLTEEGVANELDRHAQRRAVEIDADVQSGVTLKEASVALQEIAEEILPEDIDLILLGEAEALDESEREVMITYAIAVVVVFLVLVAQFESVTSAAIVMLTVPFGVSAALYALLLTGTSINVYSQIGLVMMIGLMAKNGILVVEFADQLRDRGFSVREAAERAAVVRLRPIVMTMVSTVLGGLPLILSSGPGAEARMAIGWVVFGGLGLAAVFTLYLTPVVYLGLARLSPARASGADRLKRELAQAEGVADVAEGDEPGAKPQPAGGD; encoded by the coding sequence GTGAGCGACCCGACGCCGGCACCGGCGGCGGGCGTCAGCGATCTTCCCGCCCTCAGCGTGCGGCGCCCGCTGCTCGCCCTGGTCCTGAACCTGCTGATCGCGCTTGCCGGTGTCGCCGCCATCCTGGCGGTCGAGGTCCGCGAACTGCCCAATGTCGACCGCCCGATCGTCAGCGTGCGCGGTGTCCTGCAGGGCGCGTCGCCGGAGACCATGGACCGCGAGGTGACCAGCGTCGTCGAAGGGGCCGTTGCCCGAGTCAACGGCGTCCGCCAGATCCGCTCCTCCAGCGAGGAGAACAACTTCCGCATGCGCGTGGAGTTCGACCCCAGCGCGGATCTGGACCTCGCCGCGGCGGATGTGCGCGAGGCGGTCAGCCGGGTCCAGCGCGACCTGCCGGACGACGTGGAGCAGCTCGCCGTCGTGAAGGCCGATGCCGACGCCTCGCCGATCCTGCGCCTGGCGGTCCAGGGCGAGACGGTCAGCGACGAGGACCTGTCCAGGATCGTCGAGAACGACATCATTCCCGAGCTGATCTCGGTCGACGGCGTGGCGGACGTCACCATCTTCGGCGATCGGGAGCGCCAGCTCCGCGTCGTGCTCGACCCGCTGCGGCTGAGCTCCTACCAGCTCTCGGCCAGCGACGTGATCGACGTCCTGGAGAACGCGCCGTTCGACATTCCGGCCGGCAGCTTCGGCTCGGAGGATCAGGAACTGATCGTACGCGCCGACGCCACCGTGGAGACGGCGAGCGAGATCGAGGCGATCGTCATCCGCGACAACGTCCGCATCGGCGACATCGCCCAGGTTTTCTTCGGCCCGGAAGACCCCGAGAGCTATGTGCGGGTCAACGGTGCGCACGTCATCGGCCTCGGCATCATCCGGCAGGCGCAGTCCAACACGATCGACATCTCCAAGCGGGTCCACAGCACGGTCGACGGCCTCAACGCCCGCTTCGAGCGGGTCACCGTCAGCGTGACCTCCGACGACGCCCAGTTCATCGAGGGCTCGGTCGAGGAGGTTCTCTACACCCTGTTCCTGGCGGTGCTGATCGTCATCGCGACCCTGTGGATCTTCCTCGGCTCGCCCGCCGCCACGCTGATCCCCTGCGTGTCAATTCCGATCGCGCTGATCGGCTCGGTGGCGGCGATCTGGCTGCTCGGCTTCTCGATCAACATCCTCACCCTGCTCGCCCTGGTGCTGGCCACCGGCATGATCGTCGACGACAGCATCGTGGTGCTGGAGAACATCCAGCGCCGCCGCGCCCAGTCGCTCGGCGCCCGCGCGGCGGCGGTGCTCGGCTCGCGCCAGGTGTTCTTCGCCGTCATCGCCACCACCGCCACACTGGTCTCGGTCTTCGTGCCGATCTCCTTCCTGCCGAGCACCTCCGGCCGGCTGTTCCGCGAGTTCGGCTTCGTGCTGGCGATCGCCGTGGTGATCTCCTCCTTCGTCGCCCTGACCCTGGTGCCGGCCCTGGCAGCCCGCCTCGGCCCGGAGCGGCCCGGCCGGTTCGGCGTACGCAAGGCGCTGGGCCGCCTCGGCACCCGCCTCGCCGACCTCTATGCCCGCTCCCTGCGCGCCGTGCTGGCGGTGCCGCTGGTGGTCGTCGCGATCGCCCTGACCATCGCCGGCGGCTCCTGGCTCGCCTTCGAGCGGCTCGACCGGGAGCTGCTGCCGACGGAGGATCGCGGGTTCATCTTCATCTTCGGGAGCGGGCCGGACGGCGTCGGCCTGTCCTACAGCGACCGCCAGTCCGACCACATGGAAGCGGTGCTGCAGCCCTATCTGGACAGCGGCGAGATCGAGTCCCTGTTCACCATCGTCGGGCGCTACGACCTGAACCGCGTCTTCATTTCCGCCCCGCTGGCGCCCTGGGACCAACGCAGCCGGTCGCAGCAGGAGATCATGGACGAGATCCGTCCGAAGATGAACGCGATCCCCGGCATGCGGATCCGGGTCTACAGCTCCAACAGCCTGAACCTGAACACGAATGCCGGCGGGCTCGAGGTCGCGCTGATCGGCAACGACTATCTGGACCTGTACGAGGTCGCCAAGCGGATGTCGGTCGAGATCGAGGAGCGGCTACCCTATCTCTCCGATATCCGGATCTCCTATCAGCCGACCCAGCCGCAGCTTTCGGTCCGGATCGACCGCCGCCGAGCATCGGATCTCGGCATTCCGCTGGACGACCTAGCGGACACGTTGCGGGTGATGATCGACGGCCTGGACGTCGCCGATCTCAACGTGCGCGACGAGTCCATCCCGATCATCCTGGAGGCGCGCGGCGGCGCCATCGACGATCCCAGCGATCTGGTGAACCTGCATGTGCGCACCAGCCGCGGCACCCTGGTCCCGCTGTCCAGCCTCGTCACCCTCACCGAGGAGGGGGTGGCCAACGAGCTGGACCGGCACGCCCAGCGCCGGGCGGTGGAGATCGACGCCGACGTGCAGTCTGGCGTCACCCTGAAGGAAGCGAGCGTCGCTCTTCAGGAGATCGCCGAGGAAATCCTGCCGGAGGACATCGACCTGATCCTGCTGGGCGAAGCGGAGGCACTGGACGAGTCGGAACGCGAGGTGATGATCACCTACGCCATCGCCGTCGTTGTCGTCTTCCTCGTGCTCGTCGCCCAGTTCGAGAGCGTGACCAGCGCGGCCATCGTCATGCTGACGGTTCCCTTCGGCGTCTCGGCGGCGCTCTATGCCCTGCTGCTCACCGGGACGTCCATCAACGTGTACAGCCAGATCGGGCTGGTGATGATGATCGGACTGATGGCCAAGAACGGCATCCTGGTGGTCGAATTCGCCGACCAGCTCCGCGACCGCGGCTTCTCCGTCCGCGAGGCCGCGGAGCGGGCGGCGGTGGTCCGCCTGCGTCCCATCGTCATGACCATGGTGTCCACCGTGCTGGGCGGTCTGCCGCTGATCCTCAGCAGCGGGCCGGGGGCGGAGGCCCGCATGGCCATCGGCTGGGTGGTGTTCGGCGGACTGGGCCTGGCGGCGGTATTCACCCTCTATCTGACCCCGGTCGTCTATCTCGGCCTGGCCCGTCTGTCCCCGGCCCGTGCGAGTGGTGCCGACCGGCTCAAGCGGGAACTGGCCCAGGCCGAGGGGGTGGCGGATGTGGCGGAGGGAGACGAACCAGGCGCGAAGCCCCAGCCGGCGGGCGGCGACTGA